A window of the Terriglobales bacterium genome harbors these coding sequences:
- a CDS encoding cupin domain-containing protein, translating into AYREFLRTDAMSAGVYALPAGAEDKQKPHSEDEIYYVLSGRAKFFFDGDGTPRHLDVQPGSVIFVGANGDHRFHDITEDLVLLVFFGPPEGTRAKQGSRAK; encoded by the coding sequence GCGTATCGCGAATTCCTGCGCACCGACGCCATGAGCGCGGGCGTTTACGCGCTACCCGCCGGGGCTGAGGACAAGCAGAAGCCACACAGCGAAGACGAGATCTACTACGTGCTGAGCGGCCGCGCCAAGTTCTTCTTCGATGGCGATGGCACGCCCCGGCATCTGGACGTTCAGCCCGGATCGGTGATTTTCGTGGGCGCCAACGGCGACCATCGCTTCCATGACATCACCGAAGACCTGGTCCTGCTGGTGTTCTTCGGCCCTCCGGAAGGAACTCGGGCGAAACAAGGGTCAAGGGCGAAGTAG